The Stenotrophomonas rhizophila genome has a window encoding:
- the cyoA gene encoding ubiquinol oxidase subunit II has protein sequence MIPLKSLGRWLRPGLLFALSVFMTGCSSAILAPKGQVGHDQKTLLITATVLMLLVVVPVIIMTLAFAWKYRASNTKARYEPKWSHSTAIEVVVWSIPCMIVLVLAVLTWRSSHSLDPYRPLDSQTKPVVIEAISLDWKWLFIYPEENIATVNEITFPVNTPLNFKITSDSVMNAFFIPHLGSMIYSMTGMETKLHLIANETGTFPGMSSHYSGAGFSKMHFDANSVTEAEYQAWLAKVRAQSTPMDQAAFGALVAEKNHDWHPVTYFGTTETGLFDWVVARHMGDNQHYGMDHKAMDHKGMSHGAAGESHEGHEMPAGAHDMPADHAEHTADEHAAAGHAGHAGSGE, from the coding sequence ATGATTCCGTTGAAATCCCTTGGGCGCTGGCTGCGCCCGGGCCTGCTGTTCGCGTTGTCCGTGTTCATGACGGGCTGCAGCTCGGCCATTCTGGCCCCGAAGGGTCAGGTCGGCCACGACCAGAAGACCCTTCTGATCACGGCCACCGTGCTGATGCTGCTGGTCGTCGTGCCGGTCATCATCATGACCCTCGCCTTCGCCTGGAAGTACCGTGCCTCCAACACCAAGGCCCGTTACGAGCCGAAGTGGTCGCACTCCACCGCGATCGAAGTGGTTGTCTGGTCGATCCCCTGCATGATCGTGCTGGTGCTGGCCGTGCTGACCTGGCGTTCGTCGCACTCGCTGGATCCGTACCGTCCGCTGGACTCGCAGACCAAGCCGGTGGTGATTGAAGCCATTTCGCTGGACTGGAAGTGGTTGTTCATCTACCCGGAAGAGAACATCGCGACGGTCAACGAAATCACCTTCCCGGTGAACACCCCGCTGAACTTCAAGATCACGTCCGATTCGGTGATGAATGCCTTCTTCATCCCGCACCTGGGCAGCATGATCTACTCGATGACCGGCATGGAGACCAAGCTCCATCTGATCGCCAACGAGACCGGCACCTTCCCGGGCATGTCCTCGCACTACAGCGGCGCGGGCTTCAGCAAGATGCATTTCGACGCCAACTCGGTGACCGAAGCCGAATACCAGGCATGGCTGGCCAAGGTGCGTGCGCAGAGCACCCCGATGGACCAGGCCGCCTTTGGCGCGCTGGTGGCCGAGAAGAACCACGACTGGCACCCGGTGACCTACTTCGGCACCACCGAAACCGGTCTGTTCGACTGGGTCGTTGCCCGCCACATGGGTGACAACCAGCACTACGGCATGGACCACAAGGCCATGGATCACAAGGGCATGTCGCACGGCGCTGCGGGCGAAAGCCACGAAGGCCACGAGATGCCGGCCGGTGCCCATGACATGCCGGCCGACCATGCCGAACACACTGCAGACGAGCACGCCGCCGCCGGTCACGCCGGCCACGCAGGCTCGGGAGAATAA
- the cyoB gene encoding cytochrome o ubiquinol oxidase subunit I, with protein sequence MNPLGKLTFADIPHDPIIISTLVGAGIGGLLVLALITKFKLWGYLWKEWFTSVDHKKIGAMYLIVAFVMLLRGFADAIMMRTQQAIAANGAEGFLPPHHYDQIFTAHGVIMIFFVAMPLITGLMNVVVPLQIGARDVAFPFVNSLSFWLFVAGAGLVMISLGVGEFAQTGWLAFPPLSGKEFSPGVGVDYYIWGLQVAGLGTTLSGINFFITILKMRTPGMKLMHMPVFTWTALVTNVLIIAAFPVLTVTLVLLTLDRYLGTHFFTNDGGGNAMLYINLIWIWGHPEVYILVLPAFGVFSEVIATFSRKALFGYKGMVYATATIGVLSFIVWLHHFFTMGSGANVNAFFGITTMIISIPTGVKIFNWLFTMFRGRVQFTSPVLWTIGFMVTFTIGGMTGVMLAIPAIDFVLHNSLFLIAHFHNVIIGGVVFGMFAGITYWWPKMFGFRLNEAWGKRAFWCWFIGFYVAFMPLYILGFMGMTRRMQSYPNPEYQPLLVIAMVGAFIIGAGILCQIIQVAVSIRDRKKTADLTGDPWDARTLEWETSSPPSFYNFGSLPKVTELDDFWERKQRGEAWERPAKYTDIHMPRNTGTGVVIGAFSLVFGFAMIWHIWWLAIVGLVGMIGTFIWRTFDKDVDYYVPAAEVERIENEHRRHLQAQGLVKSELQA encoded by the coding sequence ATGAATCCGTTGGGCAAACTGACATTCGCTGACATCCCGCACGACCCGATCATCATCTCCACGCTGGTTGGCGCGGGGATCGGTGGCCTGCTCGTGCTGGCCCTGATCACCAAGTTCAAGCTGTGGGGCTATCTCTGGAAAGAGTGGTTCACCTCGGTTGACCACAAGAAGATCGGCGCGATGTACCTCATCGTCGCCTTCGTCATGCTGCTGCGCGGCTTTGCCGACGCCATCATGATGCGTACCCAGCAGGCCATCGCCGCCAACGGCGCCGAAGGCTTCCTGCCGCCGCACCACTACGACCAGATCTTCACCGCCCACGGCGTGATCATGATCTTTTTCGTGGCGATGCCGCTGATCACCGGCCTCATGAACGTGGTGGTGCCGCTGCAGATCGGCGCGCGCGACGTGGCCTTCCCGTTCGTCAACTCGCTCAGCTTCTGGCTGTTCGTGGCCGGCGCGGGCCTGGTGATGATCTCGCTGGGCGTGGGTGAATTCGCGCAGACCGGCTGGCTGGCCTTCCCGCCGTTGTCGGGCAAGGAGTTCAGTCCAGGGGTAGGCGTGGATTACTACATCTGGGGCCTGCAGGTAGCAGGTCTAGGCACGACACTGAGCGGTATCAACTTCTTCATTACCATCCTGAAGATGCGTACCCCGGGCATGAAGCTGATGCACATGCCGGTGTTCACCTGGACCGCGCTGGTCACCAACGTGCTGATCATCGCCGCCTTCCCGGTGCTGACCGTCACCCTGGTGCTGCTGACCCTGGACCGTTACCTGGGCACGCACTTCTTCACCAATGACGGTGGCGGCAACGCCATGCTGTACATCAACCTGATCTGGATCTGGGGTCACCCGGAAGTCTATATCCTGGTGCTGCCGGCCTTCGGTGTGTTCTCCGAAGTGATCGCCACGTTCTCGCGCAAGGCGCTGTTCGGCTACAAGGGAATGGTGTACGCCACGGCCACCATCGGCGTGCTCTCGTTCATCGTGTGGCTGCACCACTTCTTCACCATGGGTTCGGGTGCCAACGTCAATGCCTTCTTCGGCATCACGACGATGATCATCTCCATTCCTACCGGCGTGAAGATCTTCAACTGGCTGTTCACCATGTTCCGCGGCCGCGTGCAGTTCACCAGCCCGGTGCTGTGGACGATCGGCTTCATGGTCACCTTCACCATCGGCGGCATGACCGGCGTGATGCTGGCGATCCCGGCCATCGACTTCGTGCTGCACAACAGCCTGTTCCTGATCGCCCACTTCCATAACGTCATCATCGGCGGCGTGGTGTTCGGCATGTTCGCCGGTATCACCTACTGGTGGCCGAAGATGTTTGGCTTCCGCCTCAACGAGGCCTGGGGCAAGCGCGCGTTCTGGTGCTGGTTCATCGGCTTCTATGTGGCCTTCATGCCGCTGTACATCCTGGGCTTCATGGGCATGACCCGCCGCATGCAGAGCTACCCGAACCCGGAATACCAGCCGCTGCTGGTCATTGCGATGGTCGGTGCGTTCATCATCGGCGCCGGCATCCTGTGCCAGATCATCCAGGTGGCCGTGTCCATCCGCGACCGCAAGAAGACCGCCGACCTGACCGGCGATCCGTGGGATGCCCGTACGCTGGAGTGGGAAACCTCTTCGCCGCCGTCGTTCTACAACTTCGGTTCGCTGCCCAAGGTCACCGAGCTGGACGACTTCTGGGAACGCAAGCAGCGTGGTGAAGCGTGGGAACGCCCGGCCAAGTACACCGACATCCACATGCCGCGCAACACCGGTACCGGTGTGGTGATTGGTGCCTTCAGCCTGGTCTTCGGCTTCGCGATGATCTGGCACATCTGGTGGCTGGCCATCGTTGGCCTGGTCGGCATGATCGGCACCTTCATCTGGCGCACCTTCGACAAGGACGTGGATTACTACGTGCCGGCTGCCGAAGTGGAGCGGATCGAAAATGAGCACCGCCGTCACCTGCAGGCGCAGGGTCTGGTGAAATCGGAGTTGCAGGCATGA
- the cyoC gene encoding cytochrome o ubiquinol oxidase subunit III gives MSSTIANNVNHGHAAHAAAHGHDDHEHHDTGENTVFGFWVYLMSDCLIFASLFATYIVLAGGTNGGPGPKDLFDLTFVAWETTLLLVSSLTFGLGMIALHKHKVGQMYLWLGLTWLLGFGFMVMEVWEFNHLIHEGFGPDHSAFLSAFFALVGTHGLHVSAGLLWLLIMFIQIKQNGLTPTNKTRMACLSLFWHFLDLIWIGVFSVVYLKGAL, from the coding sequence ATGAGCAGCACTATCGCCAACAACGTGAACCACGGGCACGCCGCACACGCGGCGGCCCATGGCCATGATGACCACGAACACCACGACACCGGCGAGAACACCGTCTTCGGTTTCTGGGTGTACCTGATGAGCGACTGCCTCATCTTCGCCAGCCTGTTCGCGACCTATATCGTGCTGGCCGGCGGCACCAACGGTGGCCCGGGTCCGAAGGACCTGTTCGACCTGACCTTCGTAGCGTGGGAAACCACGCTGCTGCTGGTGTCCTCGCTGACCTTCGGCCTGGGCATGATCGCGCTGCATAAGCACAAGGTTGGCCAGATGTACCTGTGGCTGGGCCTGACCTGGCTGCTGGGCTTCGGCTTCATGGTCATGGAAGTGTGGGAGTTCAACCACCTCATCCATGAAGGCTTCGGTCCGGACCACAGTGCGTTCCTGTCGGCGTTCTTCGCGCTGGTGGGCACCCACGGCCTGCACGTGAGCGCCGGCCTGCTGTGGCTGCTGATCATGTTCATCCAGATCAAGCAGAACGGCCTGACCCCGACCAACAAGACCCGCATGGCGTGCCTGAGCCTGTTCTGGCACTTCCTGGACCTGATCTGGATCGGCGTGTTCTCCGTCGTCTACCTGAAGGGAGCGCTGTAA
- the cyoD gene encoding cytochrome o ubiquinol oxidase subunit IV, with protein sequence MAHDTHAHDHGHGAAGESHGSVKSYLVGFLLAAVLTIIPFWAVMKGGLPVFTTGVIIVVAAILQIFVHLVFFLHLNRSSEQRWNVSAAAFTVVVIGIIVAGTLWVMHNMNVHMMH encoded by the coding sequence ATGGCACATGACACTCACGCACACGACCACGGCCATGGCGCCGCGGGCGAAAGCCACGGCAGCGTCAAGTCGTACCTGGTCGGTTTCCTGCTGGCCGCCGTCCTCACCATCATCCCGTTCTGGGCGGTGATGAAGGGTGGCCTGCCGGTCTTCACCACGGGCGTCATCATCGTGGTGGCGGCCATCCTGCAGATCTTCGTGCACCTGGTGTTCTTCCTGCACCTGAACCGCTCGTCGGAACAGCGCTGGAACGTCAGCGCGGCGGCCTTCACCGTGGTGGTGATCGGCATCATCGTCGCCGGCACGCTGTGGGTCATGCACAACATGAATGTGCACATGATGCATTGA
- a CDS encoding putative bifunctional diguanylate cyclase/phosphodiesterase gives MTGTYSQSLVVFSLLVAILASYTALDMAGRLASTEGRVARWWLAGGAAAMGLGIWSMHFVAMLAFHLPIPVGYDLAITLYSLAASVGASAYALWLVSRPELPWPRLIAGAVLMGLGIACMHYLGMAAMRMEPGIDYDPLWFAASLLIAIGAAGAALWIAFRLRTQQRRTGLLRGLASLVMGLAIVGMHYTGMAAANFPEGSICGAVYANGLDTKWLAVLVIVTTLATLGIALIASLFDRQMRTRTGLLADSLAQANEKLLQAALHDPLTQLPNRMLLQDRIEQTIEKAKRRNFSFAVMFCDLDGFKAINDAYGHQLGDKLLIEMSRRVNGLLRAQDTFARLGGDEFVIVFQLDVPEDAAVVAERIIATVAEPFEIDTLDLQVTASLGIAMYPTDATTERELMAHADAAMYHTKDSGRNGYTFFTESMHVSANRQLKLLQELRRALQRDEMVLHYQPKFRADGGGVIGAEALVRWQHPGLGLLGPDTFIPIAERSGLILPLGDWVLDQACAQLRQWHDAGHATWSMAVNLSPLQFSSTTLLYTVKATLERHGLAPHHLTLEVTETTAMQDVEASLQILHGLTAMGVKISIDDFGTGYSSLLYLKRMPATELKIDRAFVRDLEDNAEDAAIVSSIVALGRSLQLQIVAEGVETAGQRDYLNELGCDLLQGYHLGKPVDAEAFLRNAA, from the coding sequence ATGACCGGCACCTACAGCCAGAGTCTCGTCGTTTTCTCGCTGCTGGTTGCCATCCTCGCCTCGTATACCGCGCTGGACATGGCCGGCCGGCTGGCCAGTACCGAAGGCCGTGTAGCCCGCTGGTGGCTGGCCGGTGGCGCCGCCGCCATGGGCCTGGGCATCTGGTCCATGCACTTCGTGGCCATGCTCGCCTTCCACCTGCCGATCCCGGTCGGCTACGACCTGGCCATCACCCTGTATTCGCTGGCCGCGTCGGTGGGGGCCTCGGCCTACGCGCTGTGGCTGGTCTCGCGCCCGGAGCTGCCGTGGCCGCGCCTGATCGCCGGCGCGGTGCTGATGGGCCTGGGCATTGCCTGCATGCACTACCTGGGCATGGCCGCGATGCGCATGGAGCCGGGCATCGACTACGACCCGCTGTGGTTCGCTGCCTCGCTGCTGATCGCCATCGGCGCCGCCGGCGCCGCCTTGTGGATTGCCTTCCGGCTGCGCACCCAACAGCGCCGTACCGGGCTGCTGCGAGGGCTGGCCTCGCTGGTGATGGGCCTGGCCATCGTGGGCATGCATTACACCGGCATGGCCGCCGCCAACTTCCCGGAAGGCAGTATCTGCGGCGCCGTGTACGCCAACGGGCTGGATACCAAGTGGCTGGCGGTGCTGGTCATCGTCACCACCCTGGCCACGCTGGGCATCGCGCTGATCGCCTCGCTGTTCGACCGCCAGATGCGCACCCGCACCGGTCTGCTCGCCGATTCGCTGGCCCAGGCCAATGAGAAGCTGCTGCAGGCCGCGCTGCACGACCCGCTCACCCAGCTGCCCAACCGCATGCTGCTGCAGGACCGCATCGAGCAGACCATCGAGAAGGCCAAGCGCCGCAACTTCAGCTTTGCGGTGATGTTCTGCGACCTGGACGGCTTCAAGGCCATCAACGATGCCTACGGCCACCAGCTTGGCGACAAGCTGCTGATCGAGATGAGCAGGCGGGTCAACGGCCTGCTGCGCGCGCAGGATACCTTCGCCCGGCTGGGCGGCGATGAGTTCGTCATCGTGTTCCAGCTGGATGTGCCCGAAGACGCCGCGGTGGTGGCCGAGCGCATCATCGCCACGGTGGCCGAGCCGTTCGAGATCGACACGCTGGACCTGCAGGTCACCGCCAGCCTGGGCATCGCGATGTACCCCACCGATGCCACCACCGAGCGCGAGCTGATGGCGCATGCCGATGCGGCCATGTACCACACCAAGGACTCGGGGCGGAACGGCTATACGTTCTTCACCGAATCGATGCACGTCAGCGCCAACCGCCAGCTCAAGCTGCTGCAGGAGCTGCGCCGCGCCCTGCAGCGCGATGAGATGGTGCTGCACTACCAGCCCAAGTTCCGCGCCGATGGCGGTGGCGTGATCGGTGCCGAAGCGCTGGTGCGCTGGCAGCACCCCGGGCTGGGCCTGCTGGGACCGGACACCTTCATTCCCATCGCCGAGCGCAGCGGGCTGATCCTGCCGCTGGGCGACTGGGTGCTGGACCAGGCCTGCGCGCAGCTGCGGCAGTGGCATGACGCCGGGCACGCGACGTGGTCTATGGCGGTGAACCTTTCGCCGCTGCAGTTCTCGTCCACCACGCTGCTGTACACGGTAAAGGCGACGCTGGAGCGGCACGGCCTCGCCCCGCACCACCTGACCCTGGAAGTGACCGAGACCACGGCCATGCAGGACGTGGAAGCCAGCCTGCAGATCCTGCACGGGCTGACCGCGATGGGGGTGAAGATTTCCATTGATGATTTCGGCACGGGCTATTCGAGCCTGCTGTACCTCAAGCGCATGCCGGCGACCGAACTGAAGATCGACCGCGCGTTCGTGCGCGACCTGGAAGACAACGCGGAAGATGCGGCGATCGTGTCCTCGATCGTGGCGCTGGGGCGCTCGCTGCAGTTGCAGATCGTGGCCGAGGGCGTGGAAACCGCCGGGCAGCGCGACTACCTCAACGAACTGGGCTGCGACCTGCTGCAGGGTTACCACCTGGGCAAGCCGGTGGACGCCGAGGCGTTCCTGCGCAACGCCGCATAA
- the radA gene encoding DNA repair protein RadA, which produces MAKRLTAYVCSECGAEYSKWQGQCTECGAWNVLSEITLESAAATKSPAARRSGWAGKVDAPKIMALKDVQQTEHLRVSTGIGEFDRVLGGGLVEGAVVLVGGDPGIGKSTLLLQAVAKMAATLPVLYITGEESLSQVAGRAVRLDLPLDNVNALAETQVEAILQHASAARPKLIVADSVQTLWTESLTAAPGSVSQVRESAARLVRFAKETGTAVFLVGHVTKEGGIAGPRVLEHMVDAVLYFEGESGSRFRLLRAFKNRFGAVNELGVFAMGEKGLKEVSNPSAIFLSGGSTLQPGSCVMVTREGTRPLLVEVQALVDASPLSNPRRVAVGLEQNRLAMLLAVLHRHGGVLVGDQDVFVNVVGGIRVQETAVDLPVLLAVLSSLQDRPLAEKTIAFGEVGLSGEIRPVPNGEDRLREAATHGFKRAIVPKANAPKTGSVKGMEVIAVERLSEAIDAI; this is translated from the coding sequence ATGGCCAAGCGGCTTACCGCCTACGTGTGCAGCGAATGCGGCGCGGAATACAGCAAGTGGCAGGGGCAGTGCACCGAGTGCGGCGCCTGGAACGTGTTGAGCGAGATCACGCTGGAAAGCGCCGCGGCCACCAAGTCGCCGGCCGCGCGCCGCTCGGGCTGGGCCGGCAAGGTCGATGCGCCGAAGATCATGGCGCTCAAGGACGTGCAGCAGACCGAGCACCTGCGGGTGAGCACCGGCATCGGCGAATTCGATCGCGTGCTGGGGGGCGGTCTGGTCGAAGGCGCGGTGGTGCTGGTGGGCGGTGACCCGGGCATCGGCAAATCGACGCTGCTGCTGCAGGCGGTGGCGAAGATGGCCGCCACGCTGCCGGTGCTGTACATCACCGGCGAGGAATCGCTGTCGCAGGTGGCCGGCCGCGCGGTGCGGCTGGACCTGCCGCTGGACAACGTCAACGCGCTGGCCGAAACCCAGGTCGAAGCGATCCTGCAGCACGCCAGCGCGGCGCGGCCGAAGCTGATCGTGGCCGATTCGGTGCAGACGCTGTGGACCGAATCGCTGACCGCCGCCCCGGGCTCGGTCAGCCAGGTGCGCGAGAGCGCGGCGCGGCTGGTGCGCTTCGCCAAGGAAACCGGTACGGCCGTGTTCCTGGTGGGGCATGTGACCAAGGAGGGCGGCATTGCCGGCCCGCGCGTGCTCGAGCACATGGTGGATGCGGTGCTGTATTTCGAAGGCGAGAGCGGCAGCCGCTTCCGCCTGCTGCGTGCGTTCAAGAACCGCTTTGGTGCGGTAAACGAGCTGGGCGTGTTCGCGATGGGTGAGAAGGGACTTAAGGAAGTGTCCAATCCGTCGGCGATCTTCCTGTCCGGCGGCAGCACCCTGCAGCCGGGCAGCTGCGTGATGGTCACCCGCGAGGGCACCCGGCCGCTCCTGGTGGAGGTGCAGGCGCTGGTGGATGCCTCACCGCTGTCGAATCCACGCCGCGTGGCGGTGGGCCTGGAACAGAACCGCCTGGCGATGCTGCTGGCGGTGCTGCACCGTCACGGCGGGGTGCTGGTGGGTGACCAGGACGTGTTCGTGAACGTGGTGGGCGGCATCCGCGTGCAGGAAACCGCCGTGGACCTGCCGGTACTGCTGGCCGTGTTGTCCTCGCTGCAGGACCGGCCGCTGGCGGAAAAGACGATTGCCTTTGGCGAAGTGGGTTTGTCCGGCGAGATCCGCCCGGTACCCAACGGCGAAGACCGCCTGCGCGAAGCGGCCACGCACGGCTTCAAGCGCGCCATCGTGCCCAAGGCCAATGCGCCCAAGACCGGCAGCGTCAAGGGCATGGAAGTCATCGCCGTGGAGCGGTTGTCCGAAGCGATCGACGCGATCTGA
- a CDS encoding ATP-binding protein, which produces MQATPLDTQGASEIRRAGVDLNGLMTVLGKHLYSTPVVALRELVQNAHDSLVRRRLEQADWQEAGRIEVHGDPVNGIVRIVDTGAGLTQQEIHDYLATVGVGYTRGLRQAGEDDEGLIGMFGLGFLSAFVLARRVTVRTTSYQQPGLGHCYVSSNAEQYTVSPMPPRAVGTEVVLELHGSYTHLAQEQTLRDILGRYCALLGEPIHIGHDARAINPEPPPWRPQAGVALHPLQAQRRALEFAAHFERSFEPIACMPLRAEGGSDAVGLLWVQDGATYGTSDNRNLSVFVRGMLLDDDARDLLPPWAGFIGGVIESSRLTPTASREDLQRDDIYSAVQHALGEALIDGLVDIARQQPEAWRRILARHNEALLGASLCDDRLFQLLLEHVRVPSSQGDIRASELPSRGAVHVILDSGGGFEEMLFRAMGVPVAHGNRYAVVPFLRRWTQAKGMRLVELGTEQGNRALFQTDTLPEAELAWLQTHLGDGEQLLPAHFSPAELPVVVVPDREAELKRRLEDDENDKRVSMAALRLARQFTARIVARAPSRLYLNLDNPAVQALLAAMRAGNPQAEAAARLLRSLKVIVSAQGRAQDGGAASSDLNRAFGDIAEALQQMLQPR; this is translated from the coding sequence ATGCAAGCGACTCCCCTGGACACGCAGGGCGCCAGCGAGATCCGTCGCGCCGGTGTCGACCTCAACGGATTGATGACGGTCCTTGGCAAACACCTGTATTCCACCCCGGTGGTGGCGCTGCGGGAACTGGTGCAGAACGCGCATGATTCGCTGGTGCGACGTCGGCTGGAACAGGCGGACTGGCAGGAGGCCGGGCGGATCGAGGTGCATGGCGATCCGGTGAACGGCATCGTGCGCATCGTCGATACCGGCGCGGGCCTGACCCAGCAGGAAATCCACGACTACCTGGCCACCGTCGGCGTGGGCTATACCCGTGGCCTGCGCCAGGCGGGCGAGGATGACGAGGGGCTGATCGGCATGTTCGGGCTGGGCTTCCTGTCCGCGTTCGTGCTGGCGCGCCGGGTCACCGTGCGCACCACGTCCTACCAACAACCCGGGTTGGGCCATTGCTATGTGTCCAGCAATGCCGAGCAGTACACGGTATCGCCGATGCCTCCGCGTGCGGTGGGTACCGAGGTGGTGCTGGAACTGCATGGCAGCTACACGCACCTGGCCCAGGAGCAGACCCTGCGCGACATCCTGGGCCGCTACTGCGCGCTGCTGGGCGAACCCATCCATATCGGCCATGACGCGCGTGCGATCAATCCCGAGCCGCCGCCGTGGCGCCCGCAGGCGGGCGTCGCGCTGCATCCACTGCAGGCGCAGCGCCGCGCGCTGGAATTTGCCGCGCACTTCGAGCGCAGCTTCGAGCCGATTGCCTGCATGCCGCTGCGCGCCGAAGGCGGAAGCGATGCGGTGGGGCTGCTGTGGGTGCAGGATGGCGCGACCTACGGCACCAGCGACAACCGCAACCTGTCGGTGTTCGTGCGCGGGATGCTGCTCGACGACGACGCGCGCGACCTGCTGCCGCCGTGGGCCGGGTTCATTGGCGGGGTGATAGAATCCAGCCGGCTGACTCCCACCGCCAGCCGCGAGGACCTGCAGCGCGACGACATCTACAGCGCGGTGCAGCATGCGCTCGGCGAGGCACTCATCGATGGGCTGGTCGACATCGCCCGGCAGCAGCCCGAAGCCTGGCGGCGCATCCTGGCCCGGCACAACGAGGCGCTGCTGGGCGCCTCGCTCTGCGATGACCGGCTGTTCCAGCTGCTGCTCGAGCACGTGCGCGTGCCCAGCTCGCAGGGCGACATCCGCGCCAGTGAACTGCCGTCGCGTGGCGCGGTCCACGTGATCCTGGACAGTGGTGGCGGCTTCGAGGAAATGCTGTTCCGCGCGATGGGCGTGCCGGTGGCGCATGGCAACCGCTATGCCGTGGTGCCGTTCCTGCGGCGCTGGACCCAGGCCAAGGGCATGCGCCTGGTGGAGCTGGGCACCGAGCAGGGCAATCGCGCGCTGTTCCAGACCGACACGCTGCCCGAGGCCGAACTGGCGTGGCTGCAGACCCACCTGGGCGATGGCGAGCAGCTGCTGCCGGCGCACTTCAGCCCGGCTGAACTGCCGGTGGTGGTGGTGCCCGATCGCGAGGCCGAGCTGAAGCGCCGCCTCGAAGACGACGAGAACGACAAGCGCGTTTCAATGGCCGCGCTGCGCCTGGCGCGGCAGTTCACTGCCCGCATCGTCGCACGTGCACCCTCGCGCCTGTATCTCAACCTGGACAACCCGGCCGTGCAGGCGCTGCTGGCGGCCATGCGCGCCGGTAATCCCCAGGCCGAGGCCGCCGCGCGGCTGCTGCGCTCGTTGAAGGTGATCGTCAGCGCCCAGGGACGTGCGCAGGACGGCGGCGCGGCCAGCAGTGATCTCAACCGCGCGTTCGGCGACATCGCCGAGGCCCTGCAGCAGATGCTGCAGCCGCGCTGA